The Nocardia sp. NBC_01503 sequence CATCGGTGGCGGTATCGGCGCTGTCGGCATGTACGGAGCGGGGCTGGGCACCCAGCTGTACAACAGCCACGGCGACTGGAGCAAGGTCGACAAGACCTTCCATTCGCAGTTGCTGATCGGTGGCCTGGCCATGGGCGCTGGCGGCGGCGCCAACCACGGCTTGCACAGTGGCCGCGGCGACGCCGCACACAGCGACGTAGCTGCTGCCACCAAGAACGGCCCCGATGGCAGCAGCAGCCACACCTCGCCGGCGGATGTCAAGGTCGCGGGCGGTCAGCCCAATCACGTTGTGCAGCAGGAACTTCAAACGTCCGTACACACTGATCAGCCTTTGAACCGGCAACCCGTCGACACTGCCAATGGCGGACGTGCCGCTCCCTCTGGGGACACTCCGCGCAACGAAGTCAGAGCGAACGCGCCTGCCGCCGGAGATAGCACTGTCCGCCCAAGCGACGCGGGCGCGAAACTAGGCGATAACTCCCCCAAGTCCGCGGAACCAGCCGCTCCACGCACCAATGCACCCGCGCAGCCAGCAGGCGAGGCTCCTGCTCGCGCGGCGGCGATCACGTCGGACCATCGCGGCAATATTGTCTCAGGCACCCAGGACAGGCCCGCGCCGGTTGGCCGAGAGATCCGGCCTACCGAGGTTACTGCCGATACCCAAACACGTTCTGCCACAACGGAGCCCGCAACAGGACAGGAGCAGACGCCGCCGGGACGAACAGAGGATCGAACCGACCCCGCCAACAAGCCAGCCACCCCGGACCGATCGCGGCTCGAATCCACGACCGAGAGGGCTCGGCCGGACACTTCGACAACCCAGGCGCTGCACCCCGAAGTCGAGCAGCAGGGCCCAGCGCACCTCCGGGAGCCGAAAGAGCCTGCGGTGGAAGCAGTTCGGCACGATCGCGAGCACACGGACGACCTGCAACCAGACAACAACGGCACGGTTCCCGACACACATCTCGGCGAGGATTCCCCCGCCCAAGCCGATGTCCTACCCGCACCCGTCCTCACGCCAACGCTGGGCGAGCCCGCGACACATCCGGGATCCACCAAACCGGGTGCAGGTACCCCGCGGGCTGCAGACGTCACGCGCTCCTCGACCTCCGGGGGATCAAAGCCCCGTGCATCTGACGGATCAGGGGCCCGTGCCCACGAAGAGCCGAAACCCAGTCTCCCGGATGATCCACATACACCTGCGGCAGACCCGTCGGAAACGGTTCCGTCCGAACATGATTGGTCGCCTCGACCCGATGACGAATGGTCGCGCCTGGACAGTCAGCAGGTCGCGGATGAACTGGCGAACCGCTGGGGTATCGACGTGTCGGGATTCGACAATCCCCATCTCGATCCGGAGGTGGCGCGCGAATTCGCCCGCGCCATCGACGACATGCTGACTCGCTACCCGGATGTGGATCTGGGCGGTGTTGCGATCGAGCCGATCAACGAACCAGATGTCTACGCCGCAACCGATCCGGGCTTTACGTCCTCGGGTCGTATGTACACCGAGAAGGTGATTCTGAACGAGCGCTACGCGCTCGACATCGACCGGATGATCCGCGAGATCGCCGAGGACGAGGCCGACGGTCACCTGGTGCCGGGGTCGGCCGACCGTCCGATCCATTCATCACTGGTACACGAATTCGGCCACGTCCTCGATAACGAAGGGCAGGAGCACGCCGAACGAACCGCCTATGACGCGTTGGCCGACCATTTCGAATCCACCCGTGGTGAATTGGATCCAGATGCCTTCAAAGATTGGCTGGATCAACTCAGCGGCTACAGCTTCGAGGAAAACGGCACCTTCGAACCGAGCGAGGCTCTGGCCGAGGCCTTCCTCGAAGTTGAGTATCACGGCGAAGCCGCCACCGAGCCCGCCAAGGTCCTTTACTGGCACCTTCTCGACAGCGCCCGCGATCATGGCAGCTTTCCGGACGGTTTCGAGCATCTCCCCAACGACACCGTTCACGACCCGCGCTTCCGAAAGTCCTCGAGCCCCAGCCCGTTCGAACCGCAGGGCAAACCGCACGATTCACCCGCCGCGTCGGCGCCCGAACCGGTCATGCATGACGGATCGCCCGCACCCGGTGTCGACCATTATCTGAACAACCCTCACGTCATGGCGGCCCTGGACCGCGCCGACGAATTGGGCATCACTACAACGGTCGACGCAGTCGACACCCCAGTGAGCACTGTCATCCGGGACCTGTTGCCTCAGCATCCGGAACTGGCCGAGTTGCTCCGCAACAACCAGTACTTGGAACATTCACTTCTAGAGCGCCCGAAAACGCTGGCATCGCTGCTCACCCACCCAGACGGTCTGCCAGTCCTGCGGGATGCTGTTGACGCGGTCACGGAGCGCGGACCGGAATCAGTTCTGGCAGAACCGGTTCACATCGAGCCAACGCCGCTGACGCCGGAAGATCGAGCGATGTCACGCGAGATCCGGGAGGCGACGAGCGATGTCCCCGAGTCCGCGCGCAGACAACCCGAATTCGATTACAACAGGGTCGACGACCCTGAATATCAGCGTGAATTCCTGCAGAAGCAGTACGACGTCTGGCGACCCTCACAAGACGCGCTCAATAACGTCGTCAGGGATATCGCGACGGAGACTGAGGGCAAACCAGGCTGGCGGGAGCAGCCGAAGGACGAGACCCGGGCATGGGACAAGATCCGGGGTTATGACGGCGACGTCTCCCGATTGACGGATCTGGTTGGCGCGAAGATCGTCTTCGATCACGTCTCCGACGCTTACCGCGCCCTGGAGATGATCGAGAACGATCCACGGATCCGAATCGTCGAATTCGAGGACCGCTTCGACCAACCCCAGGCGTCGGGTTATCGCGACCTGCAGATGAAAGTCCAACTGGAGAACGGCCACATCGCCGAACTACGACTGCACCTCAGCCACATCGACGCCGTCGCGAACTACGAACACGGGTTGTACGAGGTGCAACGCGACTTCAAGGCGTTGGCCAAGGACGAGCACCGCGAAATGGCCCCTGCGGAAGCGGCGCTCAATACCGAACTGAAACGCAATGTAAGCGAACGGTTCTGGGAGGCGACGCAGAAGGGGCTACCGGACGGGGTATCGCCGAAGAACGAGCAGCATCCGGACAAGCCCTCACTCAAACCGCGCAAATCACGTTCTCCCGAACCAGAACCTACCGAGCCTCACCCTGCTGAAACCCTTCCGGTACAACCTCATCCAGTGGAAGGGGGCTGGGCGCCGGACCTCGACGATGGCTGGTCGGCGATGAACGCCCGTGAGATCGCCGACGAGGTACACGGTCGCTGGGGAATTGAGGTGGACGGTTTCGACAATCCGGAACTGCATCCGGAGGTTGTGCGTGAGTTCGCCCGCGCCGTCGATGACATGCTGTCCCAGTACCCGGGCGTCACGCTGCCCAAGATCTCCATCGAACGGCTTCAGGACGACTATCACGCCGCAACCGCTTGGAACCGTTCCCCAGATGGCCGGGTCCACACCGAAGCGTTGATTCTGAACGAGACGTCCGCCCTCAATCCCGAAGTAATGGCCCGTGAGAGCTCCGAACTCGTGGCGGACGGCCATTTCGTGCCGGGTTCGACCGACCGCCCGATCTATTCGTCGCTCGTCCATGAGTTCGGCCATGTTCTCGACGTCGAGGGGCAGCTACGTGCCACCGAGACCGCTTTGGACGCACTGGACAACTACTACGAGTCCACCCGCGGCGGTATGGACAAGGCTGCGTATGAGCAGTGGCTCGACCAGCTCAGCGGCTACAGCTTCGACCACGGCAAATTCGATGCCCCGGAGGCAGTGGCAGAGGCATTCGCCGATGTCCAGATCAACGGCGAAGCCGCCAGCGAACCAGCCAAGGTGCTCTATCAGCACCTCCTGGACAACGCCAACATACATCCCGATCGCTCGGGCCGTGAGCCAGTGGCGGACTCCTCGAAACCGGAAGCTTTCCCGGACCGCACCACTGTCCCAACAGAACTGACGCCGGAGCTCCGCGGCAGCTTCGAGAGCCTGCGTGAGCAGGCCACTGAAATCGTTCGTGCATCCGCCGATCCAACTCGAGCTGACGAGCTCGCGAACCTCCACCAGAAATTCGCCGAGCGATACGACGAACTCCGCCTGCGGGACCCCGATACCGCCACCCCCATGTGGCAACTTTTCCATGAACACGACCCCGCGCTGGCCAAATACGTCGTGGACAACGGTCGTAGCTTCCTTCCCTCAGCCGAAGAAACTCCCAGCCGCGTACCAACACACTCTGAGCCCGACGGGCACCATCCCGTATCGGACGAACCCGGTCACCGACCTGACGAGCCGGGGTTGACACCAACAGAGCAAGCCGCCAAAGATGCCTGCGATCAACTGCCACAAGCCGAGCGCCTTGCCCTGGACGAATACGCGGGACCTCACTACAACGAGATCAACCGCCACTTGCGATTCGGTGAAGACCTGCGCGCTGTTTCGCCGGAGACAATCGATCTCATTCGCTCCGGTCTGGACAAACTCCCCGACCATGTCGGCCCGGTAAAACGATCGATCACGCTCTCGCCCAAGGATTTGGAGAAGTTCTGGTACGAAAACCGCCAAGGCGCGATAGTCGAGGACCCCGGTTTCGTATCGACCTCGAAAACCAAGTTCAAGTGGAACCCGAACGTGAAGCTGACCATCGTGTCGGCCACCGGGAAAGACATCTCGTTCCTCCGGCCTCCGGAAAGGCGTGGCGAAGCGGAGGTTCTCATCCCGGACGGGAGGCAGTTCCGTGTGCTGGACCGCGAGATGGGCGCCGACGGAACGCTTCACATAACTTGGGAAGAAGTCACCGAGTCGACAAGACTGTCGGAAGATGAAGTTTCAGCTTCCCCAGCAACCCTGCATGACTCGATTCTGGACGAGCCCTTCCCCCTGGAACCGGTCGAGGAGCCCCACAAAGGCTTCTCGCTCAACCTGCCGGATTCCGAACAAGCCCACCCGGATGTTGCTCCCCACGTCGACCCGGATCGGCCGCCGACGCTGACACAGCATCTGAAGGATCGTTTCGAACAGGTCCGGACCGAGATCAACGATGTCTTCGTGGCCTATCACGATCCTGCACGCGCACCCGAATTACCAGGACTGCGAGCGAAATTCGGCGAACTCTTCGACACGCTCGGCTTGCGGGACCCAGAGGCCGAGGTCACCGCGTGGCAGTTGTTCAACGACCACGATTCCACGCTCGCACAGTATGTCGTGCAGAACCGCGACCATCTGTTGCCTCCCGTGGAGGATCGCGCCGAGGCTCACATCGAGCCCCATACAAACCCATCGGATCACCCCGATGAAACGCCGATTCGAAATGACGAAGAACAACCACGACCGACCGAGGATCACCAGGTCGAACGCGCCACGATCGACAATGACGATCCCCGGGAGTCAACGCATGAGTCCGAAGCGCGGCCGGAGCCTATGCCGCTCACCTCGCAGGAAATCCAGCAAGAACACGGAATTCCGGAGAAGAACCAGCGGATAGTCAAGGAGTACACAGAGGTCCACGATCTACTGATCGAGGTCCGTCCAACGAATGTCGATTCGGTCCCGCATCTACAAGAAGGTGCGATGCCGAAACCGATGGACGTCAAGGACAAGACCATCAACCAGGACGATGTCGATCTGGGTGCGCCGGAGTGGGCCAAGGGGCTGGTCGGGCGGTTCGAACCGGGAAGGCTGAAACTTCCCGAGGAGGGCACCGTTTCCCCGGAGCGGATGGAGCAACTGCGGGATCGGCTCGCGAAGCGAGACAAAGACTTCGAGGCCTACCGGGACCATATGCAGAGGCTCGGGGCGCGATACAGAGTCACCGATGACGGGATTGTCGAGGGTCTGTTCAAAGGCAAGTATCAACCGATTACCGGTGACCATGATCTGTTCGATATCCGCCATGCCGATGGAACTCGGCTCACCGCAGACGAACTCAGATTCCACGAAGAAGCACTGGTTCAACTCGATGCCGGCATCCAGCACGGCCCGCACGTGTACTGGGAACCGGCCAGCGAATTCCAGAGAACACGCAACTTCGAAGACATCGTCAACAAGCATCAGCACGACGCTCCACCCAACGACCGAGAACCGTTGGTGCAGTTCCGTCCGCACGACCAACCATTGCTCGAATGGGCCGAGAAGAATGTCACGGGCGTCGACCGGGAAATGATCCCGTGGCATGTCAACGGCAAGCTGGACATGCTGCACGCGGAACAGCTCCGAGCGCTCAATGAGGTCACCCGGAACCATGTCGACGAATCACATCCGGATGCCACTACTGACGACCGCGCACGTCACGGAGCGGACCGCCGCCAACAACTGGACTCCGATATCGCGCGCCTGCGTGACTCCGTCGACGAACTGACGAACCATCCCGATTTCGCCGCCGACACCTACCGAGCTTTGGTGAACAAAGGGTTCAAGACGCCGATCGACCTCATTGTCGAGGGTCGGCGCGAACCGATGCTGTTCATCGATCGTGGAGGAGAATTCGAGCCGATCCTCGCCCGCATCGACGGACCTGAACATCAACTGGCAACGCTCCGCCAGAAAGTCGAAGCAGCAATCGTAGACGGCACCCATCCGGCGGACATCCTCCGCGCCCTGGAGGATCGTCCGACCACCGAAACAAGGCCTCCGCTAGCCGAATCCCCCGAAGCGGCAACAGAACTCGGCCGCCAGCTGAAGGAGGTCTCGAGGACCGACCCGAATCACCGGCCGACCGAGGAGAATTCGGGCCCCGCCGAGAAGCAGCGTCCACATGGGGACGAACCACAGCGTTCCGAACTGGCAGACGCCCCAGCCGCGCCGGAGGCCCCACAACATAACGCCGAAAGAACCGACGCCGGCCTCTCTTTCCACCCCAACGATCCTGAACTCGCCGAACTGGCCCGCCGGGTCACCAATGACCCCGACTACGTCACCGTCGACGTCCACATCACAGAAGACGGCAACATCCGCGTCGGTGACCGTACCTACACTCCCGAGGAATTCGGCGGCCTCCTCCGCCAACTCGGGTACGACGGCAGCACCCCAATCCGCTTGATCGGGTGCGATGCCGCCAGCAACGAAGTAGCTGCCCGCCTCGCTTTCCATCTCGACACCGACGTCCTGGCCCCGACGAAACCCGCCTGGACCGACCGCCAAGGCAGGGTCTACACGAGCACCTCCGAACTCGATTCCAACGGCAATCGACGCCCCCGGATCCCACCCGACGGCGAATGGAGAGTCGTCCATCCCGACGGCACACAAACCAAAGCCAGTCAGGATGGATTCGCTCCGGGAACTCACCCGGAGGACAAGCCCAGCATCGATCCCGACAGCGCTAGGGATAGAAGTACGCCATCGGATGCCGAGTTACGCCACATCATCGACATCTACAACGCTCTGGGCGAGGACCCGCCCCGGGTGAACATCAGCGAGAACGACGCGGCGTACGCAGCCAGTGGCGCACACTCCGTCGAACGACATAGCTCGGATGTGCCGCTGAACCGAGGCGATGCCCCACCCGGCGACCGGACCATCGAGGGCCGGATCTACGGCGACCCGCCGTGGGGCCGCCCCGAGAACTGGTCGTATCGCTGGTCGGATATGTCAACGATGAACCGCACGATCAATGATTACCTCGAGGCCAACTGGGAGAGCATCCGCACCGATATCGCCCTTACGGGCGAGCATTCGGCCACCTTCGATGCGGGCCACCGGACCGGAGAAGGGTTCTACAACGAAGGTATGTACGGCGCTGGCCAACGGTCGGCGCATTACGCTCAGACCAGTTATGCCACCGTGCGCCTGAAGCTGGTTCCAGGCAGCCCGCCGACGTTCATGGTCATCACCGCGTTCCCGGCAGGATTACCCTGATCACTATGGAGATTCCTGATCAGCTGCGCGCACGGATAGACCTGCCACCGCCCCCCGTGATCGATCAGGTTCGCGAGTTTCTGCGTAGCTATGTGGCCGATTGCGACAGCTTGGACGAACTGCGTGAGGATCTGGCCCAAACGGCGCAGATGAACCGAGAGACAGTACAGCGCAAAGCAGAAGCTATCGAAGCGATGCTTGCCGCTACCCAACCGCCGGGCACTCTGTCGTGGATGGTCGCTGCCGATGGTAACTGGGTACTCGACGACGACACTTCCGACGCCGCGGCGGAAGCCTGGCTCCGTGACGTCGCCACCCTCATCCGTAGCGTGCTCCCCGAAACCGACAGCCGCCACAACCACTGACCACCGGGCTTGCCAACCGTTCGACGCGGCTGGGATCTACCACCGGGTTATGTTGCCGTCGTAGATCAATTGCA is a genomic window containing:
- a CDS encoding WXG100-like domain-containing protein, whose translation is MSALNFFAVYPKGDQDALFDLGDTWKLAAAELEKLEPELRSATDQVPQYYLGEGATAITQEFATLFDGQDHSIQKLVESLTQLGHDSRSTATEIEYTKIQSEVFALLTLYTIVQLSITLFGEALIPGVLATARASLATFSKAAMARIAAISERAGLQALAKPLVREIAVPVLEREIAPLAEKAVQPLATRATQAAVKAVGAGIVTGVMGAGLDAGTQAIQIMNGHRDDGFDLKQTFQTSLQWGAGGLVGAPFHGIVGNALKDTRLNSRLGGTIAGGIGGGIGAVGMYGAGLGTQLYNSHGDWSKVDKTFHSQLLIGGLAMGAGGGANHGLHSGRGDAAHSDVAAATKNGPDGSSSHTSPADVKVAGGQPNHVVQQELQTSVHTDQPLNRQPVDTANGGRAAPSGDTPRNEVRANAPAAGDSTVRPSDAGAKLGDNSPKSAEPAAPRTNAPAQPAGEAPARAAAITSDHRGNIVSGTQDRPAPVGREIRPTEVTADTQTRSATTEPATGQEQTPPGRTEDRTDPANKPATPDRSRLESTTERARPDTSTTQALHPEVEQQGPAHLREPKEPAVEAVRHDREHTDDLQPDNNGTVPDTHLGEDSPAQADVLPAPVLTPTLGEPATHPGSTKPGAGTPRAADVTRSSTSGGSKPRASDGSGARAHEEPKPSLPDDPHTPAADPSETVPSEHDWSPRPDDEWSRLDSQQVADELANRWGIDVSGFDNPHLDPEVAREFARAIDDMLTRYPDVDLGGVAIEPINEPDVYAATDPGFTSSGRMYTEKVILNERYALDIDRMIREIAEDEADGHLVPGSADRPIHSSLVHEFGHVLDNEGQEHAERTAYDALADHFESTRGELDPDAFKDWLDQLSGYSFEENGTFEPSEALAEAFLEVEYHGEAATEPAKVLYWHLLDSARDHGSFPDGFEHLPNDTVHDPRFRKSSSPSPFEPQGKPHDSPAASAPEPVMHDGSPAPGVDHYLNNPHVMAALDRADELGITTTVDAVDTPVSTVIRDLLPQHPELAELLRNNQYLEHSLLERPKTLASLLTHPDGLPVLRDAVDAVTERGPESVLAEPVHIEPTPLTPEDRAMSREIREATSDVPESARRQPEFDYNRVDDPEYQREFLQKQYDVWRPSQDALNNVVRDIATETEGKPGWREQPKDETRAWDKIRGYDGDVSRLTDLVGAKIVFDHVSDAYRALEMIENDPRIRIVEFEDRFDQPQASGYRDLQMKVQLENGHIAELRLHLSHIDAVANYEHGLYEVQRDFKALAKDEHREMAPAEAALNTELKRNVSERFWEATQKGLPDGVSPKNEQHPDKPSLKPRKSRSPEPEPTEPHPAETLPVQPHPVEGGWAPDLDDGWSAMNAREIADEVHGRWGIEVDGFDNPELHPEVVREFARAVDDMLSQYPGVTLPKISIERLQDDYHAATAWNRSPDGRVHTEALILNETSALNPEVMARESSELVADGHFVPGSTDRPIYSSLVHEFGHVLDVEGQLRATETALDALDNYYESTRGGMDKAAYEQWLDQLSGYSFDHGKFDAPEAVAEAFADVQINGEAASEPAKVLYQHLLDNANIHPDRSGREPVADSSKPEAFPDRTTVPTELTPELRGSFESLREQATEIVRASADPTRADELANLHQKFAERYDELRLRDPDTATPMWQLFHEHDPALAKYVVDNGRSFLPSAEETPSRVPTHSEPDGHHPVSDEPGHRPDEPGLTPTEQAAKDACDQLPQAERLALDEYAGPHYNEINRHLRFGEDLRAVSPETIDLIRSGLDKLPDHVGPVKRSITLSPKDLEKFWYENRQGAIVEDPGFVSTSKTKFKWNPNVKLTIVSATGKDISFLRPPERRGEAEVLIPDGRQFRVLDREMGADGTLHITWEEVTESTRLSEDEVSASPATLHDSILDEPFPLEPVEEPHKGFSLNLPDSEQAHPDVAPHVDPDRPPTLTQHLKDRFEQVRTEINDVFVAYHDPARAPELPGLRAKFGELFDTLGLRDPEAEVTAWQLFNDHDSTLAQYVVQNRDHLLPPVEDRAEAHIEPHTNPSDHPDETPIRNDEEQPRPTEDHQVERATIDNDDPRESTHESEARPEPMPLTSQEIQQEHGIPEKNQRIVKEYTEVHDLLIEVRPTNVDSVPHLQEGAMPKPMDVKDKTINQDDVDLGAPEWAKGLVGRFEPGRLKLPEEGTVSPERMEQLRDRLAKRDKDFEAYRDHMQRLGARYRVTDDGIVEGLFKGKYQPITGDHDLFDIRHADGTRLTADELRFHEEALVQLDAGIQHGPHVYWEPASEFQRTRNFEDIVNKHQHDAPPNDREPLVQFRPHDQPLLEWAEKNVTGVDREMIPWHVNGKLDMLHAEQLRALNEVTRNHVDESHPDATTDDRARHGADRRQQLDSDIARLRDSVDELTNHPDFAADTYRALVNKGFKTPIDLIVEGRREPMLFIDRGGEFEPILARIDGPEHQLATLRQKVEAAIVDGTHPADILRALEDRPTTETRPPLAESPEAATELGRQLKEVSRTDPNHRPTEENSGPAEKQRPHGDEPQRSELADAPAAPEAPQHNAERTDAGLSFHPNDPELAELARRVTNDPDYVTVDVHITEDGNIRVGDRTYTPEEFGGLLRQLGYDGSTPIRLIGCDAASNEVAARLAFHLDTDVLAPTKPAWTDRQGRVYTSTSELDSNGNRRPRIPPDGEWRVVHPDGTQTKASQDGFAPGTHPEDKPSIDPDSARDRSTPSDAELRHIIDIYNALGEDPPRVNISENDAAYAASGAHSVERHSSDVPLNRGDAPPGDRTIEGRIYGDPPWGRPENWSYRWSDMSTMNRTINDYLEANWESIRTDIALTGEHSATFDAGHRTGEGFYNEGMYGAGQRSAHYAQTSYATVRLKLVPGSPPTFMVITAFPAGLP